One genomic segment of Mycolicibacterium psychrotolerans includes these proteins:
- a CDS encoding HNH endonuclease, which yields MFAHVFDIDPEASEAALRDEVERCERLKAIAAAAQARATALWAAKRRAAENAAGIPARKRGRGLASEIALARLDAPVNGNTHLGMANALVHEMPHTLAALESGVLTEYRATLIVKQSACLTVEDRRALDKELCADQQALVGLGNARIEAAAAAIAARLDAAAVVERKNRAAQSAGAWTRCAPNGMVYLTFLMPLPQGVGVYAALKREADTTGDGRARGQVMTDTLYQRVTGRPADKPAPIALNLVLADTTLFGEDDAPGWVQGYGPVPAVVVRDLVSDAVKDEDAKATLRRLYRHPTSGQLVAMESKARIFPKGLAAFIGLRDQTCRTPYCNAPIRHHDHATPHHKGGKTSAGNGAGSCEACNYTKEAPGWTVTTTTTTTDTDGRHTAEYRTPTGATYHSTAPPLPGPPVWRRFSVIEGGLGIDLVRLDAA from the coding sequence ATGTTCGCACATGTGTTCGATATCGATCCCGAGGCGTCGGAGGCGGCGTTGCGGGACGAGGTCGAGCGGTGTGAACGCCTGAAGGCCATTGCGGCGGCGGCCCAAGCCCGGGCGACGGCGTTGTGGGCGGCCAAGCGGCGCGCCGCCGAGAACGCCGCCGGGATACCGGCGCGCAAACGAGGCCGGGGGTTGGCCTCGGAGATCGCGCTGGCGCGGCTGGACGCGCCGGTCAACGGCAACACCCACCTCGGGATGGCCAATGCTCTGGTCCACGAAATGCCACACACCCTGGCCGCCCTGGAGTCCGGGGTACTCACCGAGTACCGGGCCACCCTGATCGTCAAACAGTCGGCCTGCCTGACCGTGGAAGACCGGCGCGCGCTGGACAAAGAACTGTGCGCCGACCAGCAAGCTCTGGTGGGGTTGGGGAATGCGCGGATCGAGGCCGCCGCCGCGGCGATCGCCGCCCGCCTGGATGCCGCCGCGGTCGTCGAGCGCAAGAACCGGGCCGCCCAAAGCGCCGGAGCCTGGACCCGATGCGCCCCCAACGGCATGGTGTACCTGACCTTCTTGATGCCGCTTCCCCAAGGCGTCGGGGTCTACGCGGCGCTCAAGCGCGAAGCCGACACCACCGGCGACGGGCGGGCGCGGGGACAGGTCATGACCGACACCCTCTACCAGCGTGTCACCGGACGGCCCGCCGACAAACCCGCCCCGATCGCGCTGAACCTGGTGCTCGCCGACACCACCCTGTTCGGGGAAGACGACGCCCCGGGCTGGGTCCAGGGCTACGGCCCGGTCCCGGCGGTGGTGGTGCGCGACCTCGTGTCCGACGCGGTGAAGGATGAGGACGCCAAAGCCACGCTGCGCCGGCTCTACCGGCACCCCACCAGCGGGCAACTGGTCGCGATGGAGTCCAAGGCGCGGATCTTCCCGAAGGGGTTGGCGGCGTTCATCGGGCTGCGCGATCAGACCTGCCGCACCCCCTACTGCAACGCCCCGATCCGCCACCACGACCACGCCACACCGCACCACAAGGGCGGCAAGACCAGCGCGGGCAACGGGGCAGGATCCTGCGAAGCCTGCAACTACACCAAAGAAGCCCCCGGCTGGACCGTCACCACCACCACCACCACCACCGACACCGACGGCCGACACACCGCCGAATACCGAACCCCCACCGGCGCCACCTACCACTCCACCGCACCACCCCTGCCCGGACCGCCGGTCTGGCGACGATTCAGCGTGATCGAGGGCGGGCTCGGTATCGATCTGGTCCGGCTCGACGCTGCCTGA
- a CDS encoding class I SAM-dependent methyltransferase produces MVVITDPVREQLHAVWAAVAPSWGEHAGAIDIRGAGVTRAMFDAVDLARGDQVLELAAGPGSVGLTAAEVVGPGGSVVVSDIEPQMVAITAERAQRRGLANVTTRVLDLEHIECPAASFDIVFCRDGLMLVPDPAAAVREVHRVLRPGGRAAFAVWAERRHNTWLGALLDAVTAELGVAIPPPGMPGPFSLAEPGVLEELLRAAAFAEVTGRDVETPLHVRSFDEWWSVVPALAGPLASLLESLPAEMTTAIRTSAQADLATFAGADGYDLPGMSVVATGRRRSTT; encoded by the coding sequence GTGGTCGTCATCACCGATCCGGTGCGTGAACAGTTGCACGCGGTATGGGCCGCGGTCGCACCGTCGTGGGGTGAGCATGCCGGCGCCATCGACATCCGGGGCGCCGGGGTGACGCGCGCGATGTTCGATGCCGTCGACCTCGCCCGCGGTGACCAAGTGCTCGAACTCGCCGCAGGCCCGGGCAGCGTCGGGTTGACCGCGGCGGAGGTCGTCGGGCCGGGCGGCTCGGTCGTCGTCTCGGACATCGAACCGCAGATGGTGGCGATCACGGCGGAGCGCGCGCAGCGTCGTGGCCTGGCGAACGTCACGACCCGCGTGCTGGACCTCGAACACATCGAATGTCCGGCAGCTTCTTTCGACATCGTGTTCTGCCGGGACGGGCTGATGCTCGTGCCCGATCCGGCCGCGGCGGTGCGGGAGGTCCACCGGGTCCTGCGACCTGGCGGCCGGGCTGCCTTCGCCGTGTGGGCGGAACGTCGACACAACACCTGGCTGGGTGCGCTCCTCGACGCGGTGACCGCCGAACTCGGCGTGGCGATTCCCCCGCCGGGGATGCCGGGTCCGTTCTCTCTCGCCGAGCCGGGCGTACTCGAGGAACTGTTGAGAGCGGCGGCATTCGCTGAGGTGACGGGGCGCGACGTCGAGACTCCGTTGCACGTGCGGTCTTTCGATGAGTGGTGGTCCGTGGTTCCGGCTCTGGCGGGCCCACTCGCATCGCTCCTGGAGAGCCTTCCCGCGGAGATGACTACGGCAATCAGGACGAGCGCCCAGGCCGACCTCGCGACATTCGCCGGCGCTGACGGCTACGACCTGCCCGGCATGAGCGTCGTCGCAACCGGTCGTCGGCGGAGCACGACGTGA
- a CDS encoding ATP-binding protein, whose translation MNDGEGPAREECCRAGSSIDDLLDQAVAAINRGDRVAATALADDVLAVDHGNVEAEDLLTAPEGGEIRRLTILYVDLVDSAELADHAGLDTYGQLVSRYHDVVARTVSRFDGYVDCPTGESILAVFGHPIAHEDDSRRAVLAGLEITGEVDRMGRSFGHRFGMRIAARASIHRGLVYLDTTQNDVYGLGANLAARVAGLAPPGTVVVSATVAPLVENIFELAAREPAAVKGVSELVAYYEVLGERVTQPVHTALVGRDRELAQLRRLWTHAQAGALITAGVVLRGEAGIGKSSLAAAVAGLAQDSGAVVLTMGGSALHTDAGLHPIRGLLETRCDITEITPPSERLRLLEAELVALGQDPARDVPLLAPVLSIGPEHGYQPAAAEGERLYHLVGEAVQRCLMACLGRGPALLLVEDGHFLDRSTVETIGSLLVAADGGLLVVVTGRPGAWLPPDWPVTVLDLDPLTSDEADILINVLNPDVSADVRAAVAERCDGIPFYIEQVTAGLTQTGVPEGLYEPLLARLRASASVVPVVEAAALIGRQIDADVLRSVVDLSDDGLGGVLEELANARVLEPAGPRAWRFRHELLRELASELAPPTVRRTLHAKIAAALVGGVGGEPDWQLVATHYQHAENHDEAVSAYQRASVGARRRGALAEARGYLSRALAQVDAQLPGPDRDKRELTVRLERGFLASAAEGPMNHSTSLDFEECLRLGGTDVHDDDVVGTLLALGGYYFAVGDLFRSTAVLGSLRAGMNDDRAYFRPVVDACLGVEEWMNGAFAVAREQLEEATAAFAAAGHHSLESLWFAPTDPIVMAHGILGLDRIACGDLDGAQEHVLLAACRADELSFPQGPFSLAFTRFFEIWVRIEAGQIGRAATLADELIEHADRYGFEVWALWGAAQRAVVDALDAVGGDADVLSELINRATAIVESVRRAGLNVFITLFDGAVARVLIAGGRRGDARLHLDTALALGRDIGMRFYEAELRRLRAHTHTDPDTRRADLRAALDIARGQGAHLYELRSALDDFALRGEPAHGALAAVGDRFAADNPLPEWTRCLAALTAVTPKQ comes from the coding sequence GTGAACGACGGCGAGGGACCGGCCCGGGAGGAGTGTTGCCGCGCCGGCTCGTCGATCGACGACCTGCTGGACCAGGCAGTGGCAGCGATCAACCGCGGCGACCGAGTCGCCGCTACGGCGCTGGCTGACGATGTGTTGGCCGTCGACCACGGGAACGTCGAAGCCGAGGATCTGCTCACCGCACCTGAGGGCGGCGAGATCCGGCGATTGACGATCCTCTACGTGGACCTGGTTGATTCGGCGGAGCTGGCCGACCACGCCGGACTCGACACGTACGGACAATTGGTGAGCCGCTACCACGACGTGGTGGCGCGGACCGTGAGTCGCTTCGACGGCTACGTCGACTGCCCCACCGGCGAGAGCATCCTCGCGGTCTTCGGTCACCCGATAGCCCACGAAGACGATTCACGCCGTGCGGTACTGGCGGGTCTGGAGATCACCGGCGAGGTGGATCGGATGGGCCGGTCCTTCGGGCACCGTTTCGGTATGCGCATCGCCGCACGGGCAAGCATCCACCGCGGGCTCGTCTACCTCGACACCACGCAGAATGACGTCTACGGTCTGGGCGCCAATCTGGCGGCGCGCGTAGCCGGCTTGGCACCTCCCGGAACGGTGGTGGTCTCGGCAACGGTCGCGCCATTGGTAGAGAACATCTTCGAGCTGGCGGCGCGTGAACCGGCGGCAGTGAAGGGAGTCTCCGAGCTGGTCGCCTATTACGAGGTACTGGGTGAACGAGTGACGCAGCCCGTGCACACCGCCCTCGTCGGACGCGACCGCGAACTCGCGCAGTTGCGACGGTTGTGGACACATGCACAGGCCGGCGCATTGATTACCGCGGGCGTGGTCTTACGCGGCGAGGCGGGGATCGGCAAGTCATCGCTGGCGGCCGCCGTGGCCGGACTGGCGCAGGACTCGGGGGCGGTGGTGCTGACGATGGGCGGGTCGGCCCTGCACACCGACGCTGGTCTGCACCCGATCCGTGGTCTGTTGGAAACACGTTGCGACATCACCGAAATCACGCCCCCATCCGAGCGTCTGCGGCTGCTCGAGGCAGAGTTGGTGGCGCTGGGACAAGATCCGGCACGTGACGTTCCGTTGCTGGCGCCGGTGCTGAGCATCGGACCGGAGCACGGTTACCAGCCCGCCGCAGCGGAGGGAGAAAGGCTCTATCACCTTGTCGGAGAAGCGGTTCAGCGCTGTCTGATGGCGTGCCTCGGCCGGGGTCCCGCCCTGCTGCTGGTCGAGGACGGGCACTTTCTCGATCGGTCCACCGTCGAGACGATCGGCTCACTTCTCGTCGCTGCCGACGGCGGACTGCTCGTGGTGGTGACGGGTCGCCCCGGCGCGTGGCTGCCGCCCGATTGGCCGGTGACCGTGCTCGATCTCGACCCGTTGACGAGCGACGAGGCCGACATCCTGATCAACGTCCTCAATCCGGATGTGTCGGCGGATGTCCGGGCAGCGGTGGCCGAGCGGTGTGACGGGATTCCGTTCTACATCGAGCAGGTCACGGCCGGGCTCACCCAAACCGGCGTGCCGGAAGGACTCTACGAGCCCTTGCTTGCCCGGCTGCGGGCGAGCGCCAGCGTGGTGCCGGTCGTGGAGGCGGCGGCATTGATCGGCCGACAGATCGACGCCGACGTGCTGCGCTCGGTGGTCGACCTGAGCGACGATGGGCTCGGCGGCGTCCTCGAGGAGCTCGCGAACGCGCGGGTGCTCGAGCCGGCGGGGCCGAGGGCGTGGCGTTTTCGCCATGAACTGCTTCGCGAGCTCGCTTCGGAGTTGGCACCGCCGACCGTCCGTCGCACCCTGCACGCCAAGATCGCCGCTGCTCTCGTCGGCGGCGTGGGAGGCGAGCCCGACTGGCAGCTGGTGGCCACCCACTACCAGCACGCCGAAAACCACGATGAGGCGGTGTCGGCGTATCAGCGGGCATCGGTGGGCGCGCGTCGGCGCGGTGCGCTTGCCGAGGCACGCGGCTACCTCTCTCGCGCACTTGCTCAGGTCGACGCTCAGCTACCGGGGCCGGACCGCGACAAGCGCGAATTGACGGTGCGTCTGGAACGGGGATTTCTGGCGAGCGCCGCCGAGGGTCCGATGAATCATTCGACATCGCTGGACTTCGAGGAGTGTCTGCGGTTGGGCGGCACGGACGTGCACGACGACGACGTGGTCGGCACGCTGCTTGCTCTGGGCGGCTACTACTTCGCCGTCGGAGATCTGTTTCGGTCTACGGCAGTACTGGGTTCCCTACGCGCGGGCATGAACGACGACAGGGCGTACTTCCGACCGGTGGTCGACGCCTGCCTCGGTGTCGAGGAATGGATGAACGGTGCGTTCGCGGTGGCACGCGAGCAGTTGGAGGAGGCGACGGCCGCGTTCGCCGCTGCGGGGCATCACAGCCTGGAATCGCTGTGGTTCGCCCCGACCGACCCGATCGTCATGGCGCACGGGATCCTCGGTCTCGACCGGATCGCCTGTGGAGACCTTGACGGCGCGCAGGAGCACGTGCTGCTGGCTGCGTGCCGGGCTGACGAATTGAGTTTCCCGCAGGGCCCTTTCAGTCTGGCGTTCACTCGCTTCTTCGAGATATGGGTTCGCATCGAGGCGGGCCAGATCGGGCGTGCCGCCACGCTGGCGGACGAGTTGATCGAGCACGCCGATCGATACGGATTCGAGGTCTGGGCACTGTGGGGTGCCGCTCAACGCGCCGTTGTCGACGCCCTGGATGCCGTCGGCGGCGACGCCGATGTTCTGTCTGAGCTCATCAACCGTGCGACCGCGATTGTCGAGTCGGTCCGCCGTGCCGGACTGAACGTGTTCATCACGTTGTTCGATGGCGCTGTGGCTAGGGTACTGATTGCCGGCGGCCGTAGAGGCGACGCCCGCCTTCACCTCGACACGGCACTCGCGCTGGGCCGCGACATCGGGATGCGCTTCTACGAGGCCGAATTACGCCGTCTTCGGGCGCATACCCACACCGACCCCGATACCCGCCGGGCGGACCTGAGGGCGGCCCTCGACATTGCCCGAGGCCAGGGCGCCCACCTGTATGAATTACGCTCCGCACTCGACGATTTCGCACTGCGGGGGGAACCCGCCCACGGTGCGCTGGCGGCCGTGGGCGATCGGTTCGCGGCAGACAACCCGCTCCCGGAATGGACGCGTTGCCTGGCTGCGCTGACGGCAGTCACTCCGAAGCAGTGA
- a CDS encoding adenylate/guanylate cyclase domain-containing protein produces the protein MIDGSADDDLLAPLGGGGEIVAVTLFFADLVDSTALSARVEPETYRMVVGRYREQVLQVVDRYGGRIGFTKGDGLLAVFGHPTAHSDDARRAVLAGLEIVREVSRLSEHVDRRFGFSVDVRVGVHCGPVYLDRAHHDFTGSTANRATRISGLASPGAVVISSELKALVAGDFALRAQSSPQTKAFDGPVIYHRVLGERSPIE, from the coding sequence GTGATCGACGGTTCTGCCGACGACGACCTGCTCGCGCCCCTGGGGGGCGGCGGCGAGATCGTGGCGGTGACGTTGTTCTTCGCCGATCTGGTGGACTCGACGGCGTTGTCGGCCCGAGTTGAGCCTGAAACGTATCGGATGGTGGTGGGCCGCTACCGCGAGCAGGTGCTTCAGGTCGTCGACCGGTACGGGGGACGTATCGGCTTCACCAAAGGGGACGGGCTACTGGCCGTCTTCGGTCATCCGACCGCACACTCCGACGATGCGCGTCGCGCGGTTCTGGCAGGTCTGGAGATCGTGCGTGAGGTATCGCGGCTCAGTGAACACGTCGATCGTCGCTTCGGTTTCAGCGTCGATGTCAGAGTCGGCGTACATTGCGGTCCCGTCTACCTCGACAGAGCCCATCACGATTTCACCGGGTCGACCGCCAATAGGGCAACGCGAATCTCCGGGCTCGCATCACCCGGTGCAGTGGTGATCTCATCGGAACTGAAGGCGTTGGTTGCGGGCGATTTCGCCTTGCGAGCCCAGTCATCTCCGCAGACCAAGGCATTCGATGGTCCGGTCATCTACCATCGCGTGCTGGGTGAACGCTCCCCGATCGAGTGA
- a CDS encoding ROK family transcriptional regulator, with amino-acid sequence MGPSEARRAARMGTSTDDVRRRNLSSVLTLVHRNRALSRAELTRHTGLSRSTTKDLVEELTARGLVEESPAPSVSQVGRPSPIVRPGRRVLAATVTPEVDAVSVGVVAMGGAVLETVRCPTDRVPTPADTVALATGAIDRMRRDLSGGAALTAIGVAVPGLVHGPESVVQLAPNLDWHDVAIGEMLSTAIDLPVYAANDANAGATAEHLFGDHHDAGHLIYVNGGPSGIGAGFVVAGGLLEGVAGYAGELGHTYVGGSEQCHCGSVGCLETEVTQAPLARLIAELDRADPSAPPPCPTDAERDVLNRQARALAVALGNAINMLNPRLIVLGGFLRAFPAYADGVLREELSRRSMGGPRDLVRVVAATLGAETLVIGAAELAFAPVLADPAQA; translated from the coding sequence ATGGGACCGAGCGAGGCACGCCGGGCCGCCCGCATGGGCACCAGCACCGACGACGTGAGGCGTCGCAACCTGTCCAGCGTCCTGACCCTCGTCCATCGGAACCGCGCCCTCAGCCGCGCCGAGTTGACCCGTCACACCGGGTTGTCCCGTTCCACCACAAAGGATCTCGTCGAGGAGTTGACCGCCCGAGGCCTCGTCGAGGAATCGCCCGCCCCGTCGGTGTCCCAGGTCGGCCGGCCGAGCCCCATCGTGCGCCCCGGCCGTCGCGTGCTGGCCGCCACAGTGACACCGGAGGTCGACGCCGTCAGTGTCGGAGTGGTCGCGATGGGCGGCGCGGTGCTCGAAACCGTGCGTTGCCCCACCGATCGGGTGCCGACCCCCGCGGACACCGTGGCGCTGGCGACCGGGGCGATCGACCGCATGCGTCGCGACCTGTCCGGCGGAGCGGCGCTGACGGCCATCGGGGTCGCGGTACCCGGGCTGGTGCACGGGCCCGAGTCGGTGGTCCAACTGGCGCCCAACCTCGACTGGCACGATGTCGCGATCGGCGAGATGCTCAGCACGGCAATAGACTTGCCCGTCTATGCCGCCAACGACGCCAACGCGGGAGCCACCGCGGAGCATCTCTTCGGTGATCATCACGACGCCGGCCATCTGATCTACGTCAACGGCGGACCCAGCGGCATCGGCGCGGGTTTCGTCGTCGCCGGCGGACTGCTCGAGGGGGTCGCGGGCTACGCGGGCGAGTTGGGACACACCTATGTGGGCGGCAGCGAACAGTGCCATTGCGGCAGCGTCGGCTGCCTGGAGACCGAGGTGACCCAGGCGCCGCTGGCACGGCTGATCGCCGAACTGGACCGCGCCGATCCGTCGGCGCCCCCGCCGTGCCCCACCGACGCGGAGCGCGACGTCCTCAACCGGCAGGCCCGCGCCCTGGCCGTCGCGCTGGGCAACGCGATCAACATGCTGAACCCGCGCTTGATCGTCCTCGGCGGATTCCTGCGGGCCTTTCCCGCGTACGCGGACGGCGTGCTCCGCGAGGAACTGTCCCGGCGCAGCATGGGCGGACCGAGGGACCTGGTCCGTGTCGTCGCCGCCACGCTCGGAGCCGAGACGCTCGTCATCGGCGCAGCCGAGTTGGCGTTCGCGCCGGTGCTGGCCGACCCCGCCCAGGCCTGA
- the xylA gene encoding xylose isomerase, translated as MTVLESGAAASGALAPTPSDKFSFGLWTIGWPASDPFGVATRPALDVVEAVERLAKLGAYGLTFHDDDLFPFGSSEAERRRMIDRLDSALSATGLVVPMVTTNLFTQPVFKDGGFTSNDRAVRRFALRKVLRNLDLAMELGAETFVLWGGREGSEYDSAKDVQAAFERYREALDLLCQYVTDQGSGLRFAIEPKPNEPRGDILLPTVGHALAFIETLAHPEMVGVNPETGHEQMAGLNFMHGISQALYSGKLFHIDLNGQRGIKFDQDLVFGHGDLANAFALVDLLEHGGPDGGPAYTGPRHFDYKPSRTEDSAGVWASAAANMRMYLLLRERAAAFRADPAVVEAMTQAKVADLRTPTLDPGETYADLLADRSAYEDFDADSYFGAKGFGFVALNQLALDHLMGAR; from the coding sequence ATGACCGTTCTGGAATCCGGTGCCGCCGCCTCAGGTGCACTGGCGCCGACCCCGTCCGACAAATTCTCGTTCGGACTGTGGACCATCGGCTGGCCGGCCAGCGACCCGTTCGGTGTCGCCACCCGGCCCGCGCTCGACGTGGTGGAAGCCGTCGAGCGGCTCGCCAAGCTCGGGGCCTACGGGCTGACCTTCCACGATGACGACCTCTTCCCGTTCGGCAGTTCCGAGGCCGAGCGGCGACGGATGATCGACCGGCTTGATTCCGCGCTGTCGGCCACCGGCCTGGTGGTGCCGATGGTGACCACCAACCTGTTCACCCAGCCGGTGTTCAAAGACGGCGGATTCACCAGCAACGACCGTGCGGTGCGCCGTTTCGCGTTGCGCAAGGTTCTGCGCAACCTCGACCTCGCCATGGAACTCGGCGCCGAGACCTTTGTCCTGTGGGGTGGCCGCGAAGGCAGCGAATACGATTCGGCCAAGGACGTGCAGGCCGCTTTCGAGCGCTATCGCGAGGCGCTGGATCTGTTGTGCCAGTACGTGACAGACCAGGGCAGCGGCCTGCGGTTCGCCATCGAGCCCAAGCCCAACGAACCCCGTGGCGACATCCTGCTGCCGACCGTCGGGCACGCGCTGGCGTTCATCGAGACCCTCGCTCACCCCGAGATGGTCGGCGTCAATCCCGAGACCGGCCACGAACAGATGGCCGGACTGAACTTCATGCACGGCATCAGCCAGGCCCTCTACAGCGGCAAGCTGTTCCACATCGACCTCAACGGTCAGCGCGGCATCAAGTTCGACCAGGATCTGGTGTTCGGCCACGGCGACCTGGCCAACGCGTTCGCACTGGTCGATCTGCTCGAACACGGCGGCCCTGACGGCGGCCCCGCCTACACCGGGCCGCGGCATTTCGACTACAAGCCCAGTCGCACGGAAGACAGTGCAGGGGTGTGGGCGTCGGCGGCGGCGAACATGCGGATGTATCTGTTGCTGCGGGAACGCGCCGCCGCGTTCCGCGCCGATCCCGCCGTCGTCGAAGCGATGACCCAGGCTAAGGTCGCCGATCTACGGACGCCGACGCTCGATCCCGGCGAAACCTATGCCGACCTGCTCGCGGACCGATCCGCCTACGAGGATTTCGACGCCGATTCCTACTTCGGTGCAAAGGGATTCGGCTTCGTCGCGCTCAACCAACTGGCTCTCGACCACCTGATGGGTGCCCGGTGA
- a CDS encoding sugar ABC transporter substrate-binding protein, whose amino-acid sequence MKRTRTLLTALLTTTVVAVSLSGCSSSDSGGGSSQSGKGKIGVILPDTKSSVRWETKDRPALEAAFKEAGVEYNIQNAEGSADQMATIADGMIADGVTVLAIVNLDSDSGASIQQKAASQGVKTIDYDRLTLGGSADAYVSFDNTKVGELQGQGLVDCLGGKPANVVFLNGSPTDNNATLFSTGAHSVIDATPSIKNVGEQAVPDWDNDKAVTIFEQLYTAAGGKVDGVYAANDGLAGSVISILDKNKRAGQVPVTGQDATVEGLQNILAGTQCMTVYKSATEEAGALAKAAIALANGQTPETNSTSRDDQGNRDVPSVLLTPKSITKDNVDVVFTDGGQSKDEVCAGQFAAMCSAAGL is encoded by the coding sequence GTGAAACGTACGCGCACCCTGCTCACCGCCCTGCTCACGACCACCGTCGTCGCGGTCAGCCTCAGCGGCTGCAGCAGTTCCGATTCCGGCGGCGGGAGCAGCCAGAGCGGCAAAGGCAAGATCGGCGTCATCCTGCCCGACACGAAATCATCGGTGCGGTGGGAGACCAAGGACCGTCCCGCGCTCGAGGCCGCCTTCAAGGAGGCGGGCGTGGAGTACAACATCCAGAACGCCGAGGGCTCGGCCGACCAGATGGCGACCATCGCCGACGGCATGATCGCCGACGGGGTGACGGTGCTGGCCATCGTCAACCTGGACTCCGACAGCGGCGCCTCTATCCAGCAGAAGGCCGCCTCGCAAGGGGTCAAGACCATCGACTACGACCGGCTCACGCTCGGCGGTTCGGCCGACGCGTACGTCTCGTTCGACAACACCAAAGTCGGTGAGCTGCAAGGCCAGGGCCTGGTGGACTGCCTCGGCGGCAAGCCGGCCAACGTGGTGTTCCTCAACGGCTCGCCCACCGACAACAACGCCACCCTGTTCTCCACCGGTGCGCACTCGGTGATCGACGCGACGCCGAGCATCAAGAATGTGGGGGAGCAGGCGGTGCCGGACTGGGACAACGACAAGGCGGTCACCATCTTCGAGCAGCTCTACACCGCGGCCGGCGGCAAGGTCGACGGGGTCTACGCCGCCAACGACGGTCTGGCCGGCTCGGTGATCTCGATCCTGGACAAGAACAAGCGCGCGGGACAGGTGCCGGTCACCGGGCAGGACGCCACCGTCGAGGGCCTGCAGAACATCCTCGCCGGCACCCAGTGCATGACCGTGTACAAGTCCGCGACCGAGGAGGCGGGTGCGCTGGCCAAGGCCGCGATCGCGCTGGCCAACGGTCAGACACCGGAGACCAACAGCACCTCCCGCGACGATCAGGGCAACCGCGACGTGCCGTCGGTGCTGTTGACGCCCAAGTCCATCACCAAGGACAACGTCGACGTCGTGTTCACCGACGGCGGCCAGTCCAAGGACGAGGTGTGCGCAGGCCAGTTCGCGGCGATGTGCTCGGCGGCGGGACTGTAG
- a CDS encoding ATP-binding cassette domain-containing protein: MVAPVDEISTTEPILELRSVNKSFGVVHVLHDIDFRVYPGQVTALVGDNGAGKSTLVKAIAGIHPIDTGTYLFEGQPVTVHGPNDVAARGVEVVYQDLALCDNLDIVENMFLGRELTHRGVLDEARMETMARDALKSLSVRTVTSVRQTVSSLSGGQRQTVAIAKSVLWNSKVVLLDEPTAALGVAQTKQVIDLVRRLADQGVGVVLISHNLADVFEVADRICALYLGRVAADVRTTDVTHSQVVELITAGRSGNLGLAPAEAAESM, encoded by the coding sequence ATGGTTGCCCCGGTCGACGAGATCTCGACCACCGAGCCCATCCTCGAACTGCGTTCTGTCAACAAGAGTTTCGGCGTCGTGCACGTGCTGCACGACATCGACTTCCGGGTCTATCCCGGGCAGGTCACCGCGCTGGTCGGTGACAACGGCGCGGGAAAGTCCACTCTGGTCAAGGCGATCGCGGGGATCCATCCCATCGACACCGGCACCTACCTCTTCGAGGGGCAGCCGGTCACCGTGCACGGTCCCAACGACGTCGCTGCGCGCGGCGTCGAGGTCGTCTATCAGGATCTGGCGCTGTGCGACAACCTCGACATCGTCGAGAACATGTTCCTCGGCAGGGAACTGACCCATCGCGGCGTGCTCGACGAGGCCCGGATGGAGACGATGGCGCGCGACGCGCTGAAGTCGCTGTCGGTGCGGACGGTCACCTCCGTGCGCCAGACGGTGTCGAGCCTGTCGGGAGGTCAGCGCCAGACCGTGGCGATCGCGAAGTCGGTGCTGTGGAACTCGAAAGTGGTTCTGCTGGACGAGCCCACGGCCGCGCTCGGCGTCGCGCAGACCAAGCAGGTCATCGACCTGGTGCGCCGGCTCGCCGACCAGGGGGTGGGCGTCGTGCTGATCTCGCACAACCTGGCCGACGTCTTCGAGGTGGCCGACCGGATCTGTGCGCTGTATCTGGGCCGGGTGGCCGCCGACGTCAGGACCACCGACGTCACCCACAGCCAGGTCGTCGAACTGATCACCGCCGGGCGCTCCGGCAACCTCGGGCTGGCGCCGGCCGAGGCTGCCGAGTCGATGTGA